Within the Cotesia glomerata isolate CgM1 linkage group LG6, MPM_Cglom_v2.3, whole genome shotgun sequence genome, the region aaaaaaacagtaagattagtgagaaaatttccaaacagtcgccatttttttaaaatttaaattttcgaaattccGTAATTGCGATGATAACTACTACCTTACTGataaaaaagcaatttgggtttttattttcagatgatccgtttttgagttatcaaACCGACCATGGAGGagcaaattttttctagtgctctacgagattgttaataattttgtaataactaaatattttttaataaaaatttagggtaataatctttaatgtacccttaatataataaaaaaaaatccgattcccaaattcctttattttccctgacaaaaaaattacagaaaatcaCCTCTTCTTTTCGATCGTCACAGTGATGTTCCCCCTTAAAAGAGTCTTACAATAGTTTtggtttgtgtcacgtttaagatcttaaaaaaatgacaattttaagacgattttttttacacgggactAATAAAACTTACGGTAGGCTAGCTAAAAATTGTGGCTATAGCTGCAGAATATTTTAATCTATAGAATACAGATTGTTTTaatctattatatttattataatctaagaaatattttattctatagaataaaatttaaattgttgaaaaaaatttaaagatcacTTACCGACAAATGATAAAGCTGGGTCGTCCATCTCACGATTATCGTGAATTgaacagtaatttttaaataaaatttcttttgttgTAGCAGGTATGAGCGAAAAACCAgaaaaaaggattttttttattcaaacatAGTATACAAAacaatcttttttaattatcagtcCAACGTATGGTagtcttgattttttttttaattataatttataattaataattaaaaaatatattatgtaATACTAAATTCCTAAAGattaaaagaataatacaaatttgaatattttattaaatttttttattttaaatttttgatgtatattttaaaaaaatattactttttactattttacttgattatcataaataaatataatattgacTTATTATAAATAGCAACATTCACACAAAACAATTTAGAcatattacattaaattaatatctttgTATAATCTCagactattttttttcgtacTTGACTATCCCATCTAGAAAGTCGACCGAGTAACTCCTACATCAAATCCATTTAAGCAGTCAATTGAAAAGCCGCTATCACTGGGaaatgatctaaaaaaaatgaaaatcataagcaaaaaatttctaggctttcaaaattttaattaaaaaatcaaaaaacagAATTATACATACCAGATGGAACAAAAGGGTGCGGACAGCCCACTACACTAAACATATCGAACCATTCTTGCGGAATGGGGCCGTAGACTCCGAGGCACATCAAGTTGGAGGacgaataaaatatataatcgaTCATCGCTTTGAATCCGTATGTGTAATTAGTATACGGCATAATCTGCGGACTGCAGGCTGATGACAGATTTAGCGGGTGGGTAATTTTGCCACAACATTCTCCACCCATCATGTTCACGATCGcgttgatataattaaaaccCTGGAACTCAGGGTGACTCAGCGGCAGTTGACCCGTTGACAGGAATTGGAATACCcctgtaaaaatatttaatgttaattattggACATAATAGTTGATGGCAATAATAATTGGCCGAGCTTAGAGACTTACCAGAATCCATCAGTGAATTGAAATCACCGCAGAGCAGCACCTTGACGTCTGAGAACTTAAGGATTCTTTCATGACAATTAAAAGATCTCCTCACGTTCTCTACCATGGAGATGATTTCTTTGGTCAACATCATGGATTGGATAGTTTTTACATCCGGAAATTTGGGATCCCAGTGTAAGTGTGTATTAGCCACCACAACCAACTGCTCAATGTTATTTGGATCAACTGGTGGTCCATGAGTCCAGGCGGCTGCAGTAGTCTTTAATACAGCTAACAGTCCGATGTTATCGCGAGTCCAGACACGATTCATCATGTCAGAGGAGTCGGCACGACCCTGCAATGCCAGAGCTTTGTACTCTACAAGCTTTGACGTTTCCAAAGAAAAtctaaaatgataaaatatattagattgtaaaaaaaatttgatttaattaaaacattaaataagaattataaaaatttagtactcacttattaattttccaaaaaatggCACATCCATCGACAAGCCTTCTCTTTGGCTCCGACATCGTCGAAGCTCGTGACTTCGGAACAAAGACTCCCTCGTATCCCATGTTCTGGAGGTTGGGAAGGAAAAAGTAATCAAACTGCTCCATCTCGACTTCCTGGAGGCAGATTATGTCGTTGTTATACTGATATATTTCGGACATCACATTCTGTCCTCGGACTTGCCAATCCAGGTACTCCCTTGGGCAATATCCGTACATTGTTGGAGTAGCATAAGAGCTACTCAAAACGTTGTACGTCATCACCGTGAAAATACACGAAGGTCGTGATTCACTCAGTGGAGCCGTAGGAATCCATGGCCGGGATAGAGGTGGACAAGCTAAAAATGATAGATtcatgattaataattttgaaatttttttgaaaaacttcaatgaaaaaataatcaatggataataaaatttgatttcattTTAGCATCACATtcaaaaataagtttattaaGTTAAAGTTTTATTGGAGTTAATATTACTTACCACTTTTTGTCAATTGCTCGTTCCACTTAATACTCTTCatgtttttttcagtaaaaactGTACCAACACCATTCGTTACAAAAttcattgttttatttttaaataaacttttgaatttaaattaaggtAAGAACTTCAGTCTTGAGACACAACTGATTATTTGAAAGCCAAAACTTGGAATAACTATACTTCAGAATATGGCAGAATCGGCCCTTTTTTCCCTTACCTTCAAGAAATTGAAAACTAACTATCGGGCAACTCTATTTAAAACGATAATGGGCAATATTTCCTTTTTTTCCAGACTAGATCCTCCAATCAACTGCCTTGAGACGTCAGGTAGTAGGCAGCCGGCTTTTTAATTTGCAGAACATTGTAATggtcatttaaattatcattcgACATTAGTATcaagaatttatattaattatatggGGTAGGTATTACAAAGATGACTACAAACAATAACAAAAGGACAATCTATTTTTCTTAAACCTGGAGACTACCcgcataataaatataatggaTTAATACAATGTAGGCACTTAAGTTAAGGATTTTATGATAAGCAaagtatttttctaattaaaacttaatttaattttagtaatttcttaaaatgttttttccgattttgggaaaaaatatcaattaactacatatatatagaaatttttattaattcgttaaaatttattacaataatttataaaaaatataaatattatattataatttattataaatactgtTTCATAGTAAATTCTACTGTAATTACTAATTTAGTTAGATATTAaagcaaaattataaatattttgtttcgATAGCTATATACAATGCCTTTCAATGATTCGTAACAGTCAGAAATATTACGGAAAATGGaaacatcaaaatttgaaCAACTCTAAATAAAGAAAGCacttagtaaaaaattaggacgacggttgaccctgaaggccatccctgcaacttcccgcttatTTTGTACTAAAGCGctaaaaattacacattacgtttttgagctcttcgagctcaaaaatgtgatctttgtgtcattttgagttcttcgagctaattcgaagtaattccgaaaaaacacttttttcggttttcttccgacaacgataactcacgaacgaatcaaccaatttcgACCGGACTTgcagtgatcgacgtggttttttggtcttaagagctgattagattttggaattgatcggtgaaaTTGACCGCGAtggaatcggtcaagccgttcaaaagttataaaagggttgcatacatacacacacacacacacacacacacacacacacacacacacacacacacacacacacacacacacacacacacacacacacacagggacatgggtgttttcgagggacatgggtgttttcgagagtatctacaccgcttt harbors:
- the LOC123267311 gene encoding CCR4-NOT transcription complex subunit 6-like, with product MNFVTNGVGTVFTEKNMKSIKWNEQLTKSACPPLSRPWIPTAPLSESRPSCIFTVMTYNVLSSSYATPTMYGYCPREYLDWQVRGQNVMSEIYQYNNDIICLQEVEMEQFDYFFLPNLQNMGYEGVFVPKSRASTMSEPKRRLVDGCAIFWKINKFSLETSKLVEYKALALQGRADSSDMMNRVWTRDNIGLLAVLKTTAAAWTHGPPVDPNNIEQLVVVANTHLHWDPKFPDVKTIQSMMLTKEIISMVENVRRSFNCHERILKFSDVKVLLCGDFNSLMDSGVFQFLSTGQLPLSHPEFQGFNYINAIVNMMGGECCGKITHPLNLSSACSPQIMPYTNYTYGFKAMIDYIFYSSSNLMCLGVYGPIPQEWFDMFSVVGCPHPFVPSDHFPVIAAFQLTA